tttgtttaagtttatgtttgttctagtttttgaatttgcgagtgacaacaagagattatatattatatatttaatgtaatattaaatattatacgtggattttaaatttaagtttcttgctaaatttaaaaaaaaaaattgttgctaattgacagtagattatattatatatttaatatgatattattctaatgagtatatttaagtttaattaaattttatttaagttataaaacgtatgattttgttatttttaaataattattattgtaaaatatctcaaaaatatactattttaatttgtttaattatttattatttttaaataattatcatggtaaagtattttaaaaatatcatattttaatttgtttaattatttattatttttaaataattattattgtaaaatatctcaaaaatatcctatttgaattttttttaattattttttttattttatttaagtttaagtgtttacaaactaccgttaaatataagaatattctcttaaatgtaagaatattctgttaaatttaacattaaaaaaataaaaaatcgttaaaaccaagaatttccgttatctacacagttattatatagaagagatatgagGTAAAATCAATTTACAATGTACGTTTGCTTAActttgtctataattttaataaagatCGGTTCACtctataatagaatgaattatagttttatggtatatataaatatttatattaataatctttACGATATTTAAACACaatgttgacatagatatatactTACATGACTggatgacatatatataaaatacaataatatattttaaaagaaattaataatagaaaaaatcatagtaTAGACAATAGTATtaatgcatcaactatttttagtttgtaatatatctcacaatgtcctttttAACGAAGGAAAAGAACTTCAATTACTTGattacaaacaaattatcatacaaatttataagatataaAAAcgatatgtatgcatttattattttttaaataaatatgttttaattatttaaattatcataaaatatgttaaaaaaatatcctattttaactcattaattaatttatttttgtttaagtttatgtttgttctagattttgaatttggcaatgacaacaaaagattatatattatatgtttaatataatattaaattttatttaagttataaaatgtatgattttattatttttaaataattatcattgtaaaatatctcaaaaatatcttattttaatttatttaattatttatttatttaagtttaaatcatgttgttatatataaaaatattttcttaaatataaaaatatgccgttaaaattagctgaaaaaaattaaaaactgttaaaaccaaaatTTGAGTTGTAGATATATATATTGAGGGTATGAAAACAAGTGACAATGGGATTGATTTTACTTTGTCAAGTTAAAAACTTTCAGGCCATAAAATGACAATATTTACGAACGATCTTCATTTTTCAAAGCATCAAATTGGGGAATTCTACTGTTGGATATAACAGAAAACCAAAATAATTTCACTAACCTCTAAATTATAGTTTCATTCCAACGTATATCCTTAATTGACCGGTACACCTTTTAAATTAAGGATTTCTTAATAACAAGACCTATGATATGCAATAATACTAACCTTTTTTTTAGGCGATTGCTATCATAGATTTTTTTGGAAACAAATTCGCTATTATAGATAAACAAAAAGAAAGTTATAAATTCATTTAAAAGAGAACTTTTTCCAACTAAATAAATTCATCACCCACTCATAAAGTGAACAAGGACAATAAAAGGCCTTACTGAATCAACActtttcttttataattaatgGCAATAAGACATGTCTACATTATAAGATTGCATGACATGTTCACCAGTGCGATATTCAACTATTCATCTTTAGTGTTTTCTTTTTCTAAAATATTGTAAAGAAAAACATATCGACGGCAAATCAAAATCTGCTATAACTCAACAATATGATGGTGGTACAGATCATTTCGAAATGACACaaatcatataacaaatatattagTTAAATGGGCCAAAATTCACTACTTCCGAAGCACCGAAAGTTCCTCTCTTATCAACTTTTACTCTTCTTACTactcttttgtttttgtttttgcttaTTGTTCTGTTTTTGTTTCTGTCCGCTACGTTTTTGCTGTTCACCACCCTTTTCATAAGGATCCACGTCTTCATATTCAATAGGCTTGATGATTTGACCTGGTTTCTTCATCACCTGTACAGAAAGCAAAGCAATCCACGTAAGAAATCGAACTTAAATTAGAAATAACTACATAGAGAAATACAGGCTCTTCAAAGATTCTCAAAACCATTAGCGAGGTGCTTACTTCAGGCCGATTGAGAGCTCCAACTGCAGTTGCTGGGTTGAATTCAGGACCGATGGGCATGCGAATGCTCTGTTCAAAAACTTCTTTAGATGTGTAAGGGAAAGGTAAACTTTTTGTGTAGAGCTTCTCAGCCTGCAAAattccaaataaaaaaaatgatcatATAATCATTCGAGGAAAAGCATAAACAGGCAAAGATAAGAACATATTTTTTAAGGTTAGTAAAGTGGCAATGAAAAATTAAAGATGCCTAGTGctatttcttattatttttcagAGGATTTAAACTTTTGCAAGCAGTCTTCCATATTAAGTTCAACAtcgtagaaaaaaaaaatcagttaaTGATTGTGGTTACCAAACAATAGTTGCTGATATTAACATTTGCTTTGTTAATATATCTATGGACTAAAACATATAACATTCTAACAGGAAATAACCAGATGcagaataatttttttcttttatattacCTTTTTATCAACCTTCTCAGAGATAATAACGTGTTTCAGTTGTGCATCCTTCCTCTTCTTTACAGCTTCTTCTCTCTTCCTCTTGGCAGTTTCATGTTCTTTCAGCATCCAAGAAGGTAAACCTTTTTTATTCTGTACATCAGTCCATTGACCCCAACCAGGGAGTAATACAGGTTTTTCAGGTTCCGGATTCTCCTCATTCAAGATCATCTGTTTATGTTTCTCAAAATCATCCTCCACATCATCTGCCGCAAAGGCTTGGTGAATAAGCTCAGCTTGAGAAGGAAGTTCGTAAGGTTTGGGACCTGAAGAAAGAATCCCATCTACCATCTGGCCATCACTTTCTGAATCACTATCCTCACCCAACTCATTCACAGTTTCCTAGAAGAGAAAAGAAACAAGATGTAAGAAAAGCACTCACTGAAACATAACTCAATAAACAACTTAATAAATATGTAGATCTCACACCTGTACATCTTGTTTATTCAAAACCGGCTCCACTGAAACTTGAGACTTTTTGCTGCTAGCATCATTGTTTTTGCCTTTCATCTGATAACCACATATAAAACAGTCAGCATTGCAGTCCAGTGGGGAATTACAGCCAAGGGAAAAAGACAGCATTTAACAGTTCCAGTGGCTTCTTTTGCAGAAGAACAGATCATTTTGAAAGAATTTTTTTACTAAGATGCCTGTCTTTATATGGCTGTATTTGAAATTCTCCACCAAGCTCGACTATCATGAAAAGGCTAGCCAAAATCACTTTAATAATGTATACTTTCCCTAATTCCCATTTTAATTTAGCCCCTCATTTCGatctatttattcatacaaacagaGGTTTTAAACATTGCAAAACAATTACTTGGACTTGCTAACATCAAGCCTGAACCTAGCCTTGCATGTTTCTCCTAGGTAATAGACCCCTTAAATCAATCATTAGATAAAAATAAAGATaactaaaaaagaaaaagaaaaaaacctTTTTCCATGTGCCCGATGCAAAAATAGCAACTTCATGTGTTGTCTTTGGACCTGGGTCTCCAACAACATCATCAAAGCTCTGTGAACAGCAAGAGATAGACATTTCATGCATGTGAAACAAAAGATAAGAGACTTCAAAAAtgtggaaaagaaaagaaatgattgTATAACCTTGAAGAGAGCATTCTGACGAGCACCAGAAACTTCATGAAGTACATTAGGATCAATATTGACTTCCTTATGCAAATCAGTACTTTCATTGATCCCATTAGAGTCATCATCTTCAGCTTCCAAGTCATTTTCACTATCACTATCATCATAAAATCTATCTGACTTGCTCTTCTTATCTAATTTGGTTTTACTTGCTTTTGCAGCCTGCTTCCCAGCTGCACTAAAGACCATTCTACCACTAGTAGGGGCAATTTTTATATCTTCAGCTCCACCTGAACCCTCCAACTGCTTTGACAGTGAATCAAAATCTTCAAGGGCGAGTTTAGCTTCCTCAGCAGCTGCCTCATTTCTTTTATTCATGCCACGCACCTATACAAAATAAACACACTGTAACAATgatgcacaaaaaaaaaaaaaagagaagaatcaCAGATTACCAAAATCAAAACATCACAAAAGAAGGTCCAAAGGTAGCATAGCATTGACCATACTAAAGACGAAGAGGATAATACAAAATCTTTTAAGGTAAGGGTAATTAGATACTTACCATGAAAGGTAATGAAAGCAGTCCTGAGTTTGGCACTTCATCTTCCTCATTTAAAACATTAATTGTCTTCTCTTTTGCTTCTTTTAATAGCTTGGATGTCTTACCCTGCTCTAAACCAGGTGCATCTTCATCAGACTCAGCCTCATCACTACTCTCGtcactgctgctgctgctccccTCTTTCATGGAGTTCATTTTTCTTGTTAAGAGAGCATGCAAATGCTGCTGTTCAGCTACAGCAGCTCGAGTGCCTTCATCCTGGGCATCTAAACCACGCTCTTTAATGCGCTTCGCCCACTTTGAGCTGTTTTTGTGCCTCAGTGTCATGCGTTCCTATATCAACGAAGATGAGCATAAGTAATTAATAATTTAAGCAGGTTTTAAAGTGCACTGCCACAACTGAATCAAGTTATCTAACAGCTATTTAAATGGAAAAATCAACTACCTTTGCACGATCATACTCGTGTTTCCTTGCCATATCTTTAGAGGCTTCTGGATCCATCACACTCTCAGAAGATGCGGCCTTCAGTTTATCTTTCTTTAACAAACGATGAAATGTTTTTGATTTGATCTTTTTTATGTGTTTTGCCTTTAACTCGTGACGAAAAAGAAGGCTGCGCATTTTGGCAATACGATTTTGGCGTTCTTTTTCATCTTCAACAGACACCTGCATACATCAGAAGAAATCAGTAAGCCAAATAACAGGAAAGAAACTTCTTAATTCTCCCATGGAACCACTCTAATCCAACTAATTGGGCCATTGGCCATTATACTGTACACAAATTAAAAAGAAGGCAGCTCTTCAGGCATTTGGTAATGATTGGATTTAGTGATATACCCATATAACCAGGATTGAATCTTGACCTAGAGCTCAATAAACTTTAAAAAATCATGTGATAGTCccacaaaggaaagaaaagaaacgtAGAAAGAGATCAATTATAAAACAAGAACAACAAATAAAGAGACTCATAAGCTCAATGAACAACATCTCAAAAAAGTCCATACCTTATTAAATTCAAGAAGCCTGGAACCATCATTTGAGTGAGCATCCATAACCTTGTCATCATGTACTAATGAAGCAATTTTCTTCTCAAATTCAGTTCTAGGTTCAAATTCTGATGCTATTGCTCCTACGGTAGAAAATCCTAGGTCTACATCATTACCAAAAAATAAGGTAGGAGCCTCCCTATTCCTCTTAACTAGTGGCTCCCATTTAAGCAAATCTTTCTTTGAGTGTTCATATGCTGCCTTCCTCTCTAACCTCTCTCGTTCTGCTTTAGGAAGTGGCGCTTGTGTAGTAGTTGATTTTTTCTCCAGTTGATGCACTCTCTTCCTAAGTTGGTTATAACCAGATTTCCCATATAGAGGGTCTAAAAGGTCTTCAACACTAATTTGACCATGGCCATCCAAAACATCACGAGTAGGATTATACTCAGATTCAGGATATGCTTCTGTGATAACAGTAtacttcttattcttcttcttccctGATATCAAGAATAAATTTTGAGCAATCATATTTGTAATAGCCTATTTTAGTGAACAATATAGCTCCACTTACTCTAACATAATAAATTTCCGCATAAAAGAATATACATGATAAGAACAACTGCACCAATAACAACTAACAGCTCAAACAGTCAAAaagttaattattttttaaaaaaaaattgtatacaaTTTTTTAAACAGGGCTCCTAGCCTAATCCTACAATATTTGAGGGACATGAAACTATAGCAAATAGCAACTGCCAAGTTAATGCCCACTAGGGATTCAAACCTCAGACTTTGTGGAGAGCAACCATTCAAGCTAACCCTCTTCGTTACTAAAAATTGTATATGTAAGCAATTAACAGGTTGAACCACCAGCATAAAATTTATTACAAGTTTTTAAGAATCACATAGACACAAAGTTATAATCATCGTGGAAACAAGTGATTATCCAAAAGAAAAATCCTATAAAGAAACAGTGTTATAAGTTTTCCTCAAAGCTCTAAAATTGGCTTTTACTAGTATGGAATCTCCAATACAAACTGGGTGCACTGGGATCCAGTTTCAAAGAAAAATCTATCTGACAAAAATATAGCACCTTCAAAGCTACATCTCCTTAAAATTAATCACAGACACGCCCTAAACATCACGTTATTAAAGGAGTTTAAGCACAGTACAGTACCATCAAAAGTCTCGCCGGGCATTCCAGTAATTCCCTGCAACATCCTCATATGTTTTTCATCTCCATTGTCTTCATCCTCATCACTACCGGATACGTCTTTATCATTGTCCATCTCCTTGTCATCATCCGACGACACATCCTCGTCCTACATTATAAATTTGCAACCAATCAATGCACATATCGAAAGGATTAAATAAATGCACCAAGTCAATGATTACAGGAGTTCGCCAAAATGACAACGTTAAAAAGTGAAATTAGCATAACTTCCTTATTGTTACACCCAATATGAACCAACAACCAATAGGGTCGTTCTACGGTCCCTAATGCAAATATGGTTGCTTCGAGCGACAATGAGAATCATTTTGGAAACTCCCTTGTGAGACAAAAGTGAAAGGTTCGAGTGTATAAGGCTGCATACTAAATCAAACAACAAAAACATGTACAATAGGAAAATATGCTTACTGCGatcaattaagtccaacttattGGCTTCTGAAACATAAACAGTAAAGAACAAACCTCAAAGTCATGGGGTAGTTCGTAATCGAAGTTTTCGACCCGGTCGAAGCGGCGATTCTTCTTGGACTCTTCTTCAGGTACTCTCTCCTCGTACTCGTAGACGTCGTTCCCGTAAACTTCACCCTCTTCCGAATCGATCCTTTCGTCATCGTCACTGTTGACAGGGCTACCAGTCTTAGGGTTTATTCGGTCAAGCTCCTTCCGAAACGAAGACGGTATTCGAGGGCCTCGCCTTTTCGTCTTCTCCTTTTCGGCGGCCTTCTTTGGTTTCTTGTTATTCTTCCGGCTTCCTCCATCTCTGGTTTTACGCTTCGTTTCCGCCATGGCCGTATAGAGATATCTCAGAGAGCACAAGCTTTGGAATAAGGGGCTATGGTGGGTTTTAGCGGCACAAACACCCTATACAGGAGTAGATGCCAAAAGGGAACAATACCAAGGTTTAGTGATTTACTACtgttgttaaaatattttgaggCGAGGGATTATGAaggtttatttttgttttattttactaATGCATTATTAATCTGCTAAATATAATCTTGTCCttatattttgtatttattagtGAATTCGTCCCCAAATTATTATTTATAGGAAAACTAACGGCAAAATAAATACCTAATGTTTACTATTAGTAGCACTCGCTATTACTAAAAGTGGGAAATTTTATCATATATGCATAAGAATttagttaaattttttaatatgctaatataagTTACTCTAAATATATCATAATCTtatttttttagacaaaaatactcttaatattcaaatatttattttctctctcaatccaaACTTTC
The genomic region above belongs to Humulus lupulus chromosome 1, drHumLupu1.1, whole genome shotgun sequence and contains:
- the LOC133795434 gene encoding uncharacterized protein LOC133795434, which codes for MAETKRKTRDGGSRKNNKKPKKAAEKEKTKRRGPRIPSSFRKELDRINPKTGSPVNSDDDERIDSEEGEVYGNDVYEYEERVPEEESKKNRRFDRVENFDYELPHDFEDEDVSSDDDKEMDNDKDVSGSDEDEDNGDEKHMRMLQGITGMPGETFDGKKKNKKYTVITEAYPESEYNPTRDVLDGHGQISVEDLLDPLYGKSGYNQLRKRVHQLEKKSTTTQAPLPKAERERLERKAAYEHSKKDLLKWEPLVKRNREAPTLFFGNDVDLGFSTVGAIASEFEPRTEFEKKIASLVHDDKVMDAHSNDGSRLLEFNKVSVEDEKERQNRIAKMRSLLFRHELKAKHIKKIKSKTFHRLLKKDKLKAASSESVMDPEASKDMARKHEYDRAKERMTLRHKNSSKWAKRIKERGLDAQDEGTRAAVAEQQHLHALLTRKMNSMKEGSSSSSDESSDEAESDEDAPGLEQGKTSKLLKEAKEKTINVLNEEDEVPNSGLLSLPFMVRGMNKRNEAAAEEAKLALEDFDSLSKQLEGSGGAEDIKIAPTSGRMVFSAAGKQAAKASKTKLDKKSKSDRFYDDSDSENDLEAEDDDSNGINESTDLHKEVNIDPNVLHEVSGARQNALFKSFDDVVGDPGPKTTHEVAIFASGTWKKMKGKNNDASSKKSQVSVEPVLNKQDVQETVNELGEDSDSESDGQMVDGILSSGPKPYELPSQAELIHQAFAADDVEDDFEKHKQMILNEENPEPEKPVLLPGWGQWTDVQNKKGLPSWMLKEHETAKRKREEAVKKRKDAQLKHVIISEKVDKKAEKLYTKSLPFPYTSKEVFEQSIRMPIGPEFNPATAVGALNRPEVMKKPGQIIKPIEYEDVDPYEKGGEQQKRSGQKQKQNNKQKQKQKSSKKSKS